A single Kribbella aluminosa DNA region contains:
- a CDS encoding GNAT family N-acetyltransferase, which translates to MRPAVRAAVADDLPALVALDEVCFGSGAWGEVAWADEFERLSEDRVVLVADEDSVVAGYVVLLLPPVVEDVVEVLRIAVAPAERRTGVGGQLLTIALGRCAGRTVLLEVAAGNESAIGLYAGFGFEEISRRRGYYAGGEDAVIMRWREEQ; encoded by the coding sequence GTGAGACCAGCTGTCCGGGCGGCTGTCGCCGACGACCTGCCGGCGCTCGTGGCGCTGGACGAGGTGTGCTTCGGGTCGGGCGCGTGGGGCGAGGTGGCCTGGGCGGACGAGTTCGAGCGGTTGTCCGAGGACCGGGTGGTGCTGGTTGCGGACGAGGACTCGGTTGTTGCCGGGTACGTCGTACTGCTGCTGCCTCCGGTGGTCGAGGATGTGGTCGAGGTACTGCGGATCGCGGTGGCGCCGGCGGAGCGGCGTACGGGTGTCGGTGGGCAGTTGCTGACGATCGCCCTGGGACGGTGTGCCGGCCGGACCGTACTCCTGGAAGTTGCTGCGGGCAACGAGTCGGCGATCGGGCTGTACGCCGGGTTCGGGTTCGAGGAGATCAGCCGGCGGCGCGGATACTACGCGGGTGGCGAGGATGCGGTGATCATGCGGTGGCGGGAGGAACAATGA
- the tsaB gene encoding tRNA (adenosine(37)-N6)-threonylcarbamoyltransferase complex dimerization subunit type 1 TsaB — translation MLLAFDTSSAAVTVALATPDGEIVESSTTVDALRHGELLAPAIAAALESAGVTPRDLTGIAVGVGPGPFTGLRVGLVTARTMGEVLGISVAGVCSLDILARQSALTLPVAVATDARRKEIYWALYDGPAADGSRRRLEGPAVDKPAEVAHVLSGLPVIGRGAVLYGEVLGVPGDDVLEYPSAEVLATGVATRTLEVVAPEPLYLRRPDVTMSSGPKSVL, via the coding sequence ATGTTGCTTGCCTTCGACACCTCGAGTGCTGCTGTCACCGTTGCGCTGGCCACGCCGGACGGGGAGATCGTCGAGTCGTCGACGACCGTGGACGCGTTGCGTCACGGCGAGCTGCTTGCGCCTGCCATCGCGGCTGCGTTGGAGAGTGCCGGCGTGACGCCGCGCGATCTGACCGGGATCGCGGTGGGCGTCGGTCCTGGTCCGTTCACGGGGCTGCGGGTCGGGTTGGTGACCGCGCGGACGATGGGCGAAGTACTCGGGATCTCGGTTGCCGGGGTGTGCAGTCTCGACATTCTTGCGCGGCAGTCGGCGTTGACGCTGCCGGTCGCGGTCGCCACGGATGCGCGGCGCAAGGAGATCTACTGGGCGCTGTACGACGGTCCGGCCGCGGACGGGAGTCGTCGACGGCTGGAGGGACCGGCGGTGGACAAGCCTGCCGAGGTGGCCCACGTACTGTCCGGGCTGCCCGTGATCGGGCGTGGTGCGGTGCTGTACGGCGAGGTGCTGGGCGTGCCGGGTGACGATGTCCTGGAGTACCCGTCGGCCGAGGTACTGGCGACCGGCGTGGCCACTCGCACCCTCGAGGTCGTGGCGCCGGAGCCGCTGTACCTGCGGCGGCCGGATGTGACCATGTCCAGCGGGCCGAAGAGCGTCCTGTGA